Proteins from a single region of Chryseobacterium sp. T16E-39:
- a CDS encoding septal ring lytic transglycosylase RlpA family protein: MMKRFILVIIMMISAFGIYSFKNNATDAKKTSYASFYHDKFNGRKTANGEIFDNSKFTAANRTLPFGTKIRVTNLSNGKEVTVRINDRGPFHSARALDISRAAFDEIGNTNLGTIPVEYEIVD; encoded by the coding sequence ATGATGAAAAGATTCATTCTCGTAATCATAATGATGATTTCAGCCTTTGGTATTTATTCTTTCAAGAATAATGCCACAGATGCGAAAAAAACAAGTTATGCATCGTTCTACCACGATAAGTTTAATGGTAGGAAAACCGCAAACGGAGAAATTTTTGATAACTCAAAATTCACCGCTGCAAATAGAACGCTTCCTTTTGGGACTAAAATTAGAGTTACCAATTTAAGCAATGGAAAAGAGGTTACAGTGAGGATAAATGATAGAGGACCTTTCCATTCAGCAAGAGCACTAGATATTTCTAGAGCCGCGTTCGATGAAATCGGAAATACCAATCTTGGTACCATTCCGGTGGAATATGAAATTGTCGATTAA
- the rimO gene encoding 30S ribosomal protein S12 methylthiotransferase RimO codes for MRTKSIGKKKINIVTLGCSKNVYDSEVLMSQLKANGKEVVHEDRGDIVVINTCGFIDNAKEESINTILDYVDAKNRGEVEKVFVTGCLSERYKPDLVREIPDVDQYFGTRDLPILLKHLGADYKHELVGERLTTTPKHYAYLKISEGCDRPCSFCAIPLMRGGHVSTPIEKLVREAEKLAKVGTKELILIAQDLTYYGLDIYKKRALGELLKELVKVEGIEWIRLHYAFPSGFPEDVLDIIREEPKVCNYIDIPLQHINSDLLKSMKRGTTHEKTDALLAKFREKVPDMAIRTTLIVGYPGETEERFQELKDWVKEQRFDRLGCFTYSHEENTTAHVLEDDIPQEVKEARVEEIMELQSQISWEKNQERIGEVYKCVFDRKEGNYFVGRTEYDSPDVDNTVLVSAENTYISIGEFAMVKITSAEEFDLYGELI; via the coding sequence ATGCGCACAAAATCTATAGGTAAAAAGAAAATCAATATCGTAACCCTGGGTTGCTCTAAGAATGTATACGACTCAGAAGTTTTGATGAGTCAGCTTAAAGCAAATGGTAAAGAAGTTGTACACGAAGATAGAGGGGATATTGTTGTTATCAATACCTGTGGTTTTATCGATAATGCAAAAGAAGAATCTATTAATACAATCCTTGATTACGTAGATGCTAAGAATAGAGGTGAGGTAGAGAAAGTTTTTGTGACCGGATGCCTCTCTGAAAGGTATAAACCTGACTTGGTAAGAGAAATTCCTGATGTTGATCAATATTTTGGAACCAGAGATTTGCCTATCCTGCTGAAACATTTGGGTGCTGATTATAAGCATGAACTTGTTGGTGAAAGGCTGACAACTACTCCTAAACATTATGCATACCTTAAAATATCTGAAGGATGTGACAGACCATGTTCTTTTTGTGCAATTCCATTAATGAGAGGAGGGCATGTTTCTACACCTATCGAAAAATTGGTTCGTGAAGCTGAGAAATTAGCTAAGGTCGGAACGAAAGAATTGATATTAATTGCACAGGACCTTACTTATTATGGATTGGATATCTATAAAAAGCGTGCACTTGGAGAGCTTTTAAAAGAATTGGTGAAAGTAGAAGGTATCGAATGGATTCGACTTCATTATGCTTTCCCAAGTGGTTTTCCTGAGGATGTTTTAGATATTATTCGGGAAGAGCCTAAAGTTTGTAATTATATTGATATTCCTCTTCAACATATTAATTCTGATTTACTAAAATCGATGAAAAGAGGAACTACACATGAAAAAACGGATGCTCTTTTAGCAAAATTCAGAGAGAAGGTGCCAGATATGGCTATAAGAACCACTTTAATTGTAGGATATCCCGGAGAAACAGAAGAGAGATTTCAGGAATTGAAAGATTGGGTGAAAGAGCAAAGGTTTGACAGATTAGGTTGTTTTACCTATTCTCATGAAGAAAATACAACAGCACATGTTTTAGAAGATGATATCCCTCAGGAAGTAAAGGAGGCAAGAGTAGAAGAAATTATGGAACTTCAGTCTCAAATTTCGTGGGAGAAAAATCAGGAAAGAATAGGAGAAGTGTATAAGTGTGTGTTTGACAGAAAAGAAGGGAATTATTTTGTAGGGAGAACAGAGTACGATTCTCCGGATGTTGATAATACAGTTTTGGTTTCCGCAGAAAATACTTACATCTCAATTGGAGAATTTGCGATGGTAAAAATAACCTCAGCAGAAGAATTTGACCTATATGGAGAATTAATTTGA